A stretch of DNA from Rattus rattus isolate New Zealand chromosome 1, Rrattus_CSIRO_v1, whole genome shotgun sequence:
CATTCCTCCCTTGACCCATATATATATTACACCGCCTGGTACTGGGTCCTCACCCAGACTGGTCCATCTGGTtgtctggtctctgcttccttacCAAATAATAGAccatgatgcccaacaaggtGCACATACCTCAGGTCTCTGCCttgggagggaagaaggcagcCTGGATTATGGCATGCTGCTTGGGCAAAGCTGGGTGGAAAGCAGCCTTGATTACACAGGTATGTACGTAAACACACAGACACGCCACATGTAGTCTCCCAGGCTACGTGGACACTATTGTTTCTTGGGGACTTTCCCCAGGGACTCGCAGACTATGTGCAGAGTGGGGCAGGGGTCCTGACCTGAACTGTCTGGTGCAAGTGAACAGCCACCACCTTCTTCATGCAGTCTTTGATCATCTGAGAAGTGAAGAAGTTGGCCTCGCCCTTCTTGTCCACTGCGATCTTGCGGTAGTCTTCCAACAGGATGGGGCAGATGGCCTGGGTAGGGTGGGTCATATAGATGGGCCCATCGTAGCCCACCATTTCACTGAAGTAGGGGAGTGCCCCACAGTGGTCCAGGTGGAAGTGGCTGGGGGAATGTGACACTAGTCAGCCTGGGACCGCCCTCTTCCGGCCATCCCACTCAGCCCTATGCTCATGGTCCACTCGTTCACCAAGGCCTAATGTGCACCACTATCATATACTAAAGAATCAAAagtgaacaaaacacaaaagctacGTCTTCCCAAATGAACAGTCTAGATGCCCAGGAATATGCAATTAATGATTAAACCTGAATTAGAACAGACAATGGTAGCATGCATGTGTAATTCAaatacttgggaagtagagacaggagattAGGAGTTTAAGTCAGCCTGTACTACATGAGACTCCACCTACAAACTatgaagaaggaaaacaggaagtagaGCGAGgtctcagaggtttagagcacttgttctcTTTTGTAGAGAATCCTATTTCAGTTCATGAGTTGAGGTCCCATCGCCTACATGAAGATCTATGGGGATCCAAACCCTTGGGCCTCCTTgggcacataaacacacacaaacctacatacattaattttaaaataagagcaggctggagaatggctcagaagttaggaacactgactgctcttccggaggccCTCGGCTCAATTGCCAGTgcccacatggccactcacaatCATGCTACTCTAGCTccaaagagatctgatgccctcttctggcctctgggagcactgcatgcaagtggtgcacaggaattcatgcaggcaaaacactcatacacataaaataaaaataaatagtgaagcaggcctttaatcccagcacttaggaggcagaagcaggatagatctttgtgagttcgaggccagcctggtctgcagagtgagttccaagacaggacagacaaggctatacaaagaaatcctgtctcaggaaaaaaaaaaaaaagccataaccACAAAGGGAATGGTGACTAAAGAGGAATAACCCTGAGGTTGTCTACGGCCTCCTCCTACAAATACATACGATCACACACCATCTGAGTCAGATCTCAATCAGTGACAAGTTGTTGAGGAAATCTAAGGCAGGCCAGCGAACACCATACCAGGAAAAGAACTGTCAGGTAGTCAGGAAGTCTGGTAGACCGAGACTGGTAGAGAACTGAGACCGCTCAGGCAAGGCCTGGGAATACCCTAAGCAGAAAGATGGGGCCGGTGAAACCACAGCAGGCAGGGAGTGGGAGATCCATATCCAGAGGGGACCAAAAACCCAGGGCCTGAGCTGTGAGCCTGAGCTTATGCAGACAGGCTGATCAGGCACACAGAGCCACTCTAGCTGACAGCAGCAGGGGGGGTGTTGAAGGGAAGTGCTACATTCAGAGTGGGTGACAGCAGGGACTACCGAAGGGTTTGGGAGGCCTATCTGGATAGGACATAAAAATGGgagccaaagagaaaagaaagtgtctCCCCTCCCTCAGCTCTACCAGTCTGTGGTGGTAGCAGTTGGAGGCTGGACCATGGACGGACTCAGACATCAGCGATGGCCAGCAATGGCCAACAATGGCAGCTAGGGCTTAGCCCTCTTGAGACAGCAAAGGAATAGGACAACTGAGGCTTGGTTAGAAAAGGAAGTACGAGCAGAGAGACCCAGACACACTTAGCTCGTGATGGGAAGGAACTGGTGAGGGTGCAGTCACAGTTGCTGGATGCTAGTGGGAAAGGGTCTCAGGGAGTCATCTACGCTGGAGTGGCCCCGCACGTGGACCATCTTGGTGCTAGCTACCTTGGCCGTGTCTCTACTTCCTGGGGCACCTGTTAAGCTTTAATTCACGACACTGGAGAGCATGGTCAATAGGTACAACCATCTTCCTGGATCTGAGTGGAGAACGACCACCCTCAAGAGTGACCCACAATATAGCTTGGGTACCGCACATGGCCTTTGGCCTCTATAACAGAGTACAAGGAAGGACCATCAAAACCACAGCAAACCTACCTGATGATTACACAGTCCAGAAAGTCAGTCAGACGGCCACTCTGGGTGATGTAAGAAAAGTCAGGAAAGCGCCTCTgaggaggagacaagagaaaAGTTGGAATGCCTCAGGCTACCCAGGGTCTCCTGAAAGCGAGACTGGTGCACCCCAGGGAGTGACCCCAGCAAAGGGTCAGAGAACCCCTACATTGGTGAGCGTCACCTAGGCCACTGCCTGTTTATAACCTCACAGAAAGGCCAAGTGACTAGCTGGCCTCACAAACTACTAAGCAAGTACCTAAGCCCAAAGGGTCTAATCATGACCAGCCTCAAGAATCCTTAAGAGGCCTATCTCAGCTGGACCCTAATTTTTAAGTGCTGTGTTCAAGGCCACCCATCCCCACTCTGCATGGGTATAGCTGTCCAGGCATGCTCCTACTGCCTCGTTTAGCCCCTAAGACCACAGGATTCACGTGGCTGGACAGAAAGAACATGACTATTGCTGGACTATCACTGCCCTCTGAACCACCCATCCGCAGTACTCACGTCATCATTGTAGCCCATGTGCATCCCACAGTCCAACATGACATTCTTGCCCGAAATGGAGACTAAGATACAGCTGCGGCCTACATCCTGGCCAGCCCCTACACAAAGAGAAGGGCAAGTGAGAAACAAggcctcagctcctccctcttttccccaaGTTTCCTTCCCTCACTACTACTAGGGCTGACCTACACCACCCACTTACTGCCTTCACATGCAGGTTAGGGGAATGCACAACGGGGAGACAAGGTGCTGTACTAGGGCCACATGCCCTCCCCTCACCAGGCTTTTACTGCACATCTCAAACTGACTGTGGTTCCCAACACACTGAACAGAAACAGGCCAGTGCACTGTAGAACACCACTGCTGTTTCCCCAGGCCTTAGACAAATTACTCCTGACCATCTACTGGGGCTGCAAGCCAGTGAGGTTCCCTCCCCTGAGATTTCTTCtgaagaggctgaggcctggctcctGAGTTCTAGTGTTGAACGGTGCCACAATCATGTGGCCTTAGGCCAGCCATAAAGAAACATGACTGACCAATAACTGCAACGCAGATGGCCCACTTTGGTCAGTGGGCCAATCAGCACAGACCCCATATCACTGAACCCCTAGCTCAGCCTCAATGGGGGCTCCTTCCATGCTCGGGATGATGAAGCAGACACCCCAGCTGTTCAGCCCAAGATACTGACCACACGGGAGACAGCTATCTCCCCCATTTAGTATCTGTTATCTCTCCTGGGATCTGGATCCAGAAGGAGAGACGCAGCCCAACCCTCAACAGCAGTCTGACATCAACACAGCCTTGTTGCCATCTTGGATCCTATAGTTTCCACCTGCCCACTGCAGGCACCAACCACTGTCTTCAGTACACAAACATCATGGTGACCAGCCATGGCCTAGTCTACTTTCCTTATGAAGCCAGCCACAATGAGGTGGAGTAGCCGTCGGCTTCAGAGTCTTCTGCAGGCCTGCTCCTGTATCCTCAAGATGTGTGCTCCCGGAGAGAAAGCTTTTAGTATCCTTCCCCATGGTACCTTTAGCCCTGAAGCTGTGCTAGGACCTGAGGCCCTTAAAGCATGTATAGACGGGGAATGGCTGCACCTTTACAAGGGTTACCTCACATCACAGGCACCCATAACCACAGGACTACCAAGAATGGTGCCAAAGTGTACATTTTTGAATTACAAAGCCCAGTTCTTGGGCACTAGCAAATGTTCTTCCCAAAGAGACTTACAGCTCCAGAGgggaaaggacaaagagaaaacaaaactgacaaGAAAGCAAAGGATGCTACATTTCTGCATGGAGCAGAATTCACCGTAGCGGGACGAGACAATTAGACACTGAGTGCATTACGTGGAGATTGAATAACTGTGCCCAAAAGTCCAGAACTGtggcagaaaacaaaacttttccagTGGGGGCAGGCGTTGGGGAGCCAGATCAATGAATGTGCTTGATATCGTAAGCTAATTAGTGTTTAGACTAGATGGTGGAGATAGTCAGAACTTGCTTCTGCTAAGGCCCTGTGATGCAGTGAGTTGAGAAGACTCTCAGTTCTAGCCAAGATAACCCAGAGACCCAGATCATATGAATAAGAAGGTGCTTCCAACACCCTGCACACGTGTAGGAAGGAAAACGCAGGGACATTTGGGAAGTTCTGAAATCCCAGATTTCAAACGGTTGTTTTCTCCTTCACAACCACACTATGCTATTGGGGCTTTTAGACGTCTAGATTTATGTGCTCtatgatgattttaaaaattcaggatAGACCAGACACAAAGACTGATCTGAGGGGTGACAGCAAGCAACCTGAACATGAGAAGCActgggagaggtgggaggtggggtgggcagaaatgagaaagaagcccatacagaggggTCTTGAAACAGCAGTCCAAATACAGGACGAGCTCTGTGCTGGATTCAACACCACTGACAGGTGACACCTGTCCAAGATTCATTTCACCTCACAACCACCTTAAGCAGCCGAGGTAGAGAAGCTGGGCCTCCATAACTCACATCGAGCTCTAGGACCAGGAATCAAACCCAAAGCTCTTCGATCCCTGTGccaggcagagaaaaggaagcactAGCTCCGAAACGTTCTACTCCGGCTTCCGCTCCTTGGGATAAACAGCTGATAGATGGCTATGGGGATGAAGGGACTCGCCGGACGCGGCAGAAGATGCTTAGGACTCGGACTCACCCAAGGGAGTGACCCTAATTTCAGGCATCGTCAAGGAGGCAGGCAGTCTCAAACCACGTTTCCAAAGCTCGCGCGCACCGCCCGCAGGAAAGCCTTAGACCTCGCGCGCAACCAGACCTGACACCCAGCCACCGCGACTCCCACACAACTGCGCGCAGGCGCAACCGCCAAGACGCCCCCTTCCGGTCCTCGCGCCGGAAACGCAGGCCGATATGTCGAGTTCTAATTGGATGATCAGCAACCAATTGGGATGGCGTGGCAGCAAAGGGCGGGGCAGAGGCTGGGCTTTAGGTGGCAGCTCAAGGTTTCTTCCCAACCGCAGGCTGCGAGCTTGGGGGAAAGCATAGGGATGGGAGCTCTTACCTGACAGTGAACTAGGCAGCAGAGCCATGCCTCTGTAGACCACCGGAACGGAGGGCAAAGATTCGTCACCCACAGCAGCCTAATTATAGCTTTGATCAACCCTCCCCATCACTGACCTTCGCTGCACCCTTTGCCCTCCGCGGGAGTAAAGAACCACCACTCACCCAACACCGGAACCCGTCTCAGGTGAGATTTGCAGACTTCTTTGCACCACCCTGGTTCACTGCTACGCCTAggtgtatgtgctgtgtgccaGCTTGTGGGCCTTCGGCCGGCTGTCCATCCTGTTTAGAGGTGTTCTGCATCACCTTCCGGGAGCTGGGGAGCTGCCCTCCCTTCCTGTTCTTTCCGGGTTTTCCACTGACCGTTCTAAGAAGCTACTTGGCTTCTGGCTCAGGCTCTGGGCAGGAAGGCCTGGCTGCGGGATTGTTAGGTGGCCAGAAATGAACTGGCGCGGGGTGGGGGGCAGCATAGAGACGATTTACCCACTGGACAGCCAACAGGCCCTGAGAGAAGGGTGTATCACAAGTTTCTGGGCGTCGCCATCTTTCTGAGGCCCAGGCAGGGCTGTCACTGACACCTAAGTACAAGGTGAGCCCATCTCCTAAGTCTGGAACTTGCAATGGGCACCCAGTGCAACCTATGGGACTCTATCACCACTCCATGGACCGGGAGGGCATGCAGACCACATACCCAGAGTTGAAGGACTGAGGCATAGGACtgtgtgaaggaaagaaaaaacttgCACACAGATGTTGCACACCGGATAGGGATGGGTTTTTGAAAGCCTGGTGGTACAGAGGGTTAGGTCAGGGATCCAGTACTAAGGGACACAAGAATCTCCAGAACTGGTAGTAAGTGTCGGACATAAATGTAATGCAGCTACATCCCACAGGGTTGTTCCTGGACACCAAGGCAAGGCTGTTAAGATAGCAGGAAAGGTATATCCATTCAATATTTGAGCACAAAAGGAACCTGGTGGCACAAGCTTGTAGTTCTAGCTACTCAGAAAGCAGGAAGATTGAAAGTAAAAGGCCTAGtctgacatggtggcacacacctttaatcccagcatttgggagataggcaggcagatctgggtTCATTTACAGAGTGaactccagaacagccagggctacacagagaaatcttgtcttgaaaaaacaaaaaagaaagttaaaggcTTGCCTAAGCTATTCTCTGTCCTACATACAAGACACCCTTAGGCACAGTCCCCACAactgaagatagatagatagatagatagatagatagatagatagatagatagatagatagatagaaagaagtGGGGACTGGGTTTGTGGAGTGACTGTAAAAATGTCTAAAGAATACAGAACCCAGCCTTACCTTAAGGCCTTTATCCTATACcacttccagaatgttctctggAGCGAGTGGGAGGATTTGTAGCAATCCTTTGTATGTATTATGACCTTTGGACCAGCTACCCTGCTTTTTGGAGGACACACACCATTTCAACAACAGGagtatccatctgtctgtctgcagatGCCAATCCACAGCCTCTGCTTTAATTTGGGGGATACACCCCTGACAAAGTAAAGGAAGGTCTGTCtagccacctctccaccctccccgTGTGTGAGACACTTGTTATTTTAGagtccctgtttttgttttggtgcaACTTCCCATCAGAATGCTGGTTTGATACAGTGAGGTCCAGGGGTGGCCAAGATCCAGGACTGTGCCTACCTTTTAGAAACATTCCCCTAATGCATGAAACAGATGCTCTAGGAGGAGTGCATGGAGCCAATAGTGCAGCCATGGAGTCTCAGGACAGAGACAGATTATTAGCCTAAAGGGCAAGGAGCAGCTATGTCAAAGTCTGTGAGTCCAGGATTCAAGGGCACAGCAGGGTCATATTGGTTTGTGGAAAAGCTTGTAGTTTCTGGTGAAGGCACTCAGGTAAAGGGATAGAACTTCACCAtgattctcaggagacagttttaGCACCGCACTATTTCTTTCAGATCTTCTTCCCAATCACTTCCTGAGAAAATGAACCACAGAATGAGCTGATTCAGCATGGCGGCTACGAGTTCTGTGTGAAACTATTTCAGTTCGTGTTGGAAGATGGATTGCCCAGAGAAAGATTTCAACCTTAAAGTTGTCCTGATCAGCTTCAAGATGTGTCTCACTGACAAGGGAGAGGTGCTGCTGGACCACTATACTGCCAGCTGGAAGGGGCTTGTCAGGTGTGTTTATTGGGGATGCTAAAGGTAGCAGCTTTGCCAGCCGGAGCCCATGTGGCATAGGATGAGACCAGCTAGCAGACTGTTTCCATCCAGCCTTCCTGCCCTTGCCACTAGACAGACAAGTGCTCTAGCAGGCTCAAGGTGTCCTCCCTGTACTACAGGATTGCTGCCAGTATGGGTAGAGCCTTAAATTTATACTTCCTTCCACAGGTTTCTGAACAACCTAGGGGCTGTCTTTTCATTCATCTCCAAGGATGTGGTCTCAAAGCTTCAGATAATGGAGCATCTGAGAAGCGGCCCACAGTCTGAACACTACATTAGCTTGCAGTCCATGGTAGCCTACGAGGTGAGCAACAAGCTGGTGGACAGAGACAGCCGCTCACGTCCCCGACACCCTAACTCAGGCTGCCGGACTGTGCTGCGCCTACACCGTGCTCTGCATTGGCTACAGCTGTTCCTGGAAGGCCTGCGCACCAGCTCTGAGGATGCTCGTACCTCCACCCTCTGCAGTGAGGCCTACAGTGCCACACTGGCTGCCTATCACTCCTGGATAGTACGTCAAGCTGTCAATGTGGCCTTCCATGCCTTGCCCCCACGCAAGGTCTTCCTTGAGGCCATGAATATGGGGTCCTCTGAGCAAGCAGTGGAGATGCTGGGAGAGGCCCTGCCCTTCATTGAGCAAGTGTATGACATCTCCCAGAAGCTCTATGCTGAACATTCCCTGCTAGACCTGCCCTAGTGGTGGTAACCATACTGTGTGGACTTCCCCTGCTCAGAACTGGGTTTGGGCAATCTAGGACTACTCCTACAGCAGGGCTTTCTGGAAACTACTGTCACCCCTGTAAGCTGAACTGGTGGAAAGCCAGTCTGTGAAAAGAAAGGTCGTGGGCAGCTGAACCAAGAAAGGTGGGTGCTAGTCATCCTCTTGGTTCAGGATGAGACAGTTGAACTCCAGTTTTGCCCTCCACTTCAGTCATGTGTTCAGTCAGGCTTGATTGAAGTGCAGATGGAAAATGGAGAAGATGGGGTTGTGGGGGGCGATGTCATGTATCTGCAACAACCCAAGGTTGCTCTACCTCTCCTGTATAGAATCTGAAATGGTAaaaggacccaggacccaggagcTGTCTTCCCTACAGCCAACATGCCCAGCCAATGTGTATCCTACATGTCTGGGGCCCCTTCATATTCCAAAAGCTGTAACATGGGTAACATGAAGTTCCTCTGGCAGTGGCATGAGTCCCTGCCCTTCACCTGCTTCCTTGTTAGTCTCTCTGCATACCAAACAAGCCCTTGCCTCCTTGGAAATGGAAACTGTATGAAACCAATAGCTGAGACTTCTCTAAGAAAGCCTGCCCTGGTCAGTGCAACCTGTTCCACAGCTTCTCCAGTATAGTACCATCAGCCTTCTGAAGGTGGCTTCTTACAACACATGTACCCCCAGGATTCTAAGATGTCAATACTAAATGGCCAAACCATACCTCTCTCTAGCTAGCCCTGCTGTTCCTGTTGCCATAATACACAGATGACTTAGGACATGACTTGTGGGAGGAGACCAGGCCCCTTTGTCTGACAGATGGCCATACCCAGCATGGCTAATACCCAGTGTAGAAGACCATAAGCTTTCCCACTGGGTCTTAATGTTAAACCCGAGGACAATGTCCTCAGCGTAGCTGATGTGTGCAAATGCAAACTTTGGGGGGCACATCTCTTTCCTTAAGAATTGTGATCTATGTATTTCCAACATAAATAAATTACACCTACATGATTGGGTATAGCACTCTGGGATGGGTCACAGGTGTGTCAGGTGCCTGATTATGTGGGGCAAGAGCATAGAAATACTCATATGGGTGGGGAGGGAACTAACCCTAGGGATAAGGCTGAAGCATGTGTCCCCAACCCTGAAGGTTTAAAGGCAATATGAAACATGTTCAGCCAGcagccaggactgaaggagttgccATGTATCTGTCCTTGATGTATCTTAATCATACATGCACCATGAAATCTGCATTACCTCCATTTTTCAGGTGAGGAAGAAACACCTGAATTACCTACCTTCAAGGGCTAAATGGGAAAATAGGTCTGAAGGTAGCCAGGCACTGTGTGACAAAGCTGGAGGAAAAACTAGAGCTGCTTTCTTCATGGCAACAACCTAGAGGGTACATTATGAGTGGAGTCTTCTTGGTACTCCACTGTATACACCTCAGCTGCTTAGGCTGTACATTGTCTGGCCATGCTTATACCCAGCTAAGAACCAAAGGCCTCGTAGTGCTAGCCAAGGCTGAGATCTGGCCAGAAAGTAAGAATACAATAGCTGTGATGTGTGCCACATAGagattcatgtgtatgtgtgtgttaattatATGAATGTGCTTTGTGGACATCCTCACAAagcagcagggaaatgcaaaggtCATTTCCATAACACCTGCTGGACGTCCTATGACATCGAGATTACAGGAGTGCCCATTCCAAGAAGAGTCAATAGCTTCCCCTATGCTTGGGTGCCAGAAACCTGTTAGCAATAGCCCCCTCACACCCAGATTTAGAGGGGAATGACGTATTAGCTAGGGTCACTGTGATGAAACTatgaccaaagtaacttgggGGTAAAAGGGtgtatttggcttatacttccatatcacttCATGAtcaaatgaagtcaggacaggaactcaaacagggtaggaacttggtgacaggagctgatgtagaggtaAAGCAGGGGTGCTACttagtggcttgctcagcctgcttcctttcttAATAGAACgcaagaccaccagcccatggATGGCACTACAATGAGACTGGGCCCTTCCCCCATCAATcgctaatgaagaaaatgccctacagccagatcttgtggcggcatttttctcaattgaggctcactcctttcagataactacatcaagttggcataaaatcAGAACAGGGGAAGAGGCTAAGAAGGAACTATCAACtgcatacaggcacacacctGGCTGTAGCAGCTGCAGGAAGCTATTTGTTTATAGCCTTTTCTCATTTCCATGAACCAGCACGAGCACTCTGCAGAGAGAGATCCCTGCATGCCTACCTGGGTAGGAGTGCTTACATTGAAGATCAGCAGGATGGCCGAGAGGCTCCACAGCTTCCAGGTGTCAGAACTCCAGCAACCCTCAATGAGTCTGCCTTGCCCCAGGACCCGGGCAGATTGGAAAGGCCTATGGCCCTTGTGCCCTCTTATTCCACAGTCAAGAGAATCCTGAACACACCTTCCTTTTTACAGTCTGCCAGGTTGCTCTAGGAATGAAGGATCCTGAGGAGCTTGAGCATAGGCAGGTGAAAAGACCACAGTCAGTGGCCACAGTTGGCTTACTGGGTTACTCTCAGACAGTTTATTAGATATGGTGTCAAGTATACACAAAACATCAGGCCTGGGATATTGCATATATCACCGGAGCTCCTTGGGGCTTGGCAGCCAAGCACAGCAGTGGTTTTGCTAAACAAATCCACTGTTCTCTCCCCTGGACTCAGTACATCTGTGGCTCCAGCCCTGCACACACCCTCTATTGCCTCTGCTGGAAACTTCTACCATGCCGGGTTTGGCTATCTTGGGCCTCAGTCTGGCTGCTTTCCTGGAGCTCGGGATGGGGTCCTCTTTGTGTCTGTCACAGCAATTCAAGGCACAAGGGGACTATATACTGGGTGGACTATTTCCCCTGGGCACAACTGAGGAGGCCACTCTCAACCAGAGAACACAGCCCAACGGCATCCTATGTACCAGGTATGGAGACTAGCAGCTAGGGTGGGAGTGAGCCAAAGCTTGGCAGCCTTGGATCTATGGTACTCCTACTCTGGGGATGAGGTGGTGACCACCTGCAATTTCCATGTGGTCTCAGGTTCTCGCCCCTTGGTTTGTTCCTGGCCATGGCTATGAAGATGGCTGTAGAGGAGATCAACAATGGATCTGCCTTGCTCCCTGGGCTGCGACTGGGCTATGACCTGTTTGACACATGCTCAGAGCCAGTGGTCACCATGAAGCCCAGCCTCATGTTCATGGCCAAGGTGGGAAGTCAAAGCATTGCTGCCTACTGCAACTACACACAGTACCAACCCCGTGTGCTGGCTGTCATTGGTCCCCACTCATCAGAGCTTGCCCTCATTACAGGCAagttcttcagcttcttcctcatGCCACAGGTGAGTGAGCCAACTTCCCCTGTGTTCCTTCAACCAACTGCACCCATTAAGCTCTCATATCAGGAAGTGCTTCTTGATCACCACAGGTCAGCTATAGTGCCAGCATGGATCGACTAAGTGACCGGGAAACATTTCCATCCTTCTTCCGCACAGTGCCCAGTGACCGGGTGCAGCTGCAGGCCGTTGTGACACTGTTGCAGAATTTCAGCTGGAACTGGGTGGCTGCCTTAGGTAGTGATGATGACTATGGCCGGGAAGGTCTGAGCATCTTTTCTGGTCTGGCCAACTCACGAGGTATCTGCATTGCACATGAGGGCCTGGTGCCACAACATGACACTAATGGCCAACAATTGGGCAAGGTGGTGGATGTGCTACGCCAAGTGAACCAAAGCAAAGTAcaggtggtggtgctgtttgCATCTGCCCGTGCTGTCTACTCCCTTTTTAGCTACAGCATCCTTCATGACCTCTCACCCAAGGTATGGGTGGCCAGTGAGTcctggctgacctctgacctggtCATGACACTTCCCAATATTGCCCGTGTGGGCACTGTTCTTGGGTTTCTGCAGCGCGGTGCCCTACTGCCTGAATTTTTCCATTATGTGGAGACTCGCCTTGCCCTAGCTGCTGACCCAACATTCTGTGACTCCCTGAAAGCTGAGTTGGATCTGGAGGAGCGTGTGATGGGGCCACGCTGTTCACAATGTGACTACATCATGCTACAGAATCTATCATCTGGGCTGATGCAGAACCTATCAGCTGGGCAGTTGCACCACCAAATATTTGCAACCTATGCAGCTGTGTACAGTGTGGCTCAGGCCCTTCACAACACCCTACAGTGCAATGTCTCACATTGCCACACATCAGAGCCTGTTCAACCCTGGCAGGTAAGGGTGGGGCATTTTTGCTGGGTTTTGCCTGCTCCTGCAGGAACACTGAACCAGGCAGAGCCAAATCCTGTCATGACTGGAGAGG
This window harbors:
- the Cptp gene encoding ceramide-1-phosphate transfer protein, which encodes MDCPEKDFNLKVVLISFKMCLTDKGEVLLDHYTASWKGLVRFLNNLGAVFSFISKDVVSKLQIMEHLRSGPQSEHYISLQSMVAYEVSNKLVDRDSRSRPRHPNSGCRTVLRLHRALHWLQLFLEGLRTSSEDARTSTLCSEAYSATLAAYHSWIVRQAVNVAFHALPPRKVFLEAMNMGSSEQAVEMLGEALPFIEQVYDISQKLYAEHSLLDLP
- the Tas1r3 gene encoding taste receptor type 1 member 3, with the protein product MPGLAILGLSLAAFLELGMGSSLCLSQQFKAQGDYILGGLFPLGTTEEATLNQRTQPNGILCTRFSPLGLFLAMAMKMAVEEINNGSALLPGLRLGYDLFDTCSEPVVTMKPSLMFMAKVGSQSIAAYCNYTQYQPRVLAVIGPHSSELALITGKFFSFFLMPQVSYSASMDRLSDRETFPSFFRTVPSDRVQLQAVVTLLQNFSWNWVAALGSDDDYGREGLSIFSGLANSRGICIAHEGLVPQHDTNGQQLGKVVDVLRQVNQSKVQVVVLFASARAVYSLFSYSILHDLSPKVWVASESWLTSDLVMTLPNIARVGTVLGFLQRGALLPEFFHYVETRLALAADPTFCDSLKAELDLEERVMGPRCSQCDYIMLQNLSSGLMQNLSAGQLHHQIFATYAAVYSVAQALHNTLQCNVSHCHTSEPVQPWQLLENMYNMSFRARDLTLQFDTKGNVDMEYDLKMWVWQSPTPVLHTVGTFNGTLQLQHSKMYWPGNQVPVSQCSRQCKDGQVRRVKGFHSCCYDCVDCKAGSYRKHPDDFTCTPCSKDQWSPEKSTTCLPRRPKFLAWGEPAVLSLLLLLCLVLGLTLAALGLFVHHWDSPLVQASGGSLFCFGLICLGLFCLSVLLFPGRPRSASCLAQQPMAHLPLTGCLSTLFLQAAEIFVESELPLSWANWLCSYLRGPWAWLVVLLATLVEAALCAWYLMAFPPEVVTDWQVLPTEVLEHCRMRSWVSLGLVHITNAVLAFLCFLGTFLVQSQPGRYNRARGLTFAMLAYFIIWVSFVPLLANVQVAYQPAVQMGAILFCALGILATFHLPKCYVLLWLPELNTQEFFLGRSPKEASDGNSGSSEATRGHSE